From Stenotrophomonas nitritireducens, the proteins below share one genomic window:
- the acnB gene encoding bifunctional aconitate hydratase 2/2-methylisocitrate dehydratase produces the protein MLEAYRHHVAERAALGIPPLPLTAQQTADVIELLKNPPAGEAEFLLDLITHRVPAGVDDAAKVKASYLAAIAFGSEKNALISRARATELLGTMLGGYNVAPLIQLLDDAEVGAIAASGLKHTLLVFDAFHDVQEKAKAGNAHAQGVLQSWADAEWFTSKPEVPQSLTITVFKVPGETNTDDLSPAPDATTRPDIPLHALAMLKNKRPDAPFVPEEDGKRGPIQEILSLKEKGNLVAYVGDVVGTGSSRKSATNSVLWFTGEDIPFIPNKRFGGVCLGSKIAPIFYNTMEDAGALPIELDVSKMEHGDVVELRPYDGKALKNGEVIAEFQVKSDVLFDEVRAGGRIPLIIGRGLTAKAREALGLPVTDLFRLPVQPADTGKGYSLAQKMVGRACGLPEGKGMRPGTYCEPKMTSVGSQDTTGPMTRDELKDLACLGFSADLVMQSFCHTAAYPKPVDVKTHHTLPEFISTRGGVSLRPGDGVIHSWLNRMLLPDTVGTGGDSHTRFPVGISFPAGSGLVAFAAATGVMPLDMPESVLVRFKGKMQPGVTLRDLVNAIPLYAIKSGLLTVAKAGKKNIFSGRILEIEGLPDLKVEQAFELSDASAERSAAGCSVHLNKEPIIEYLNSNITLLKWMIAEGYQDARSLARRIEKMEAWLANPELLQGDADAEYAAVIEIDLADIHEPIVACPNDPDDVKTLSEVAGAKIDEVFIGSCMTNIGHFRAAAKLLEGKRDIPTRLWVAPPTKMDASELTKEGVYGTFGAAGARMEMPGCSLCMGNQAQIREGSTAMSTSTRNFPNRLGRNTNVYLGSAELAAICSRLGRIPTKEEYMADVGVLDAAGSEIYRYMNFDQISDYKDVADSVNA, from the coding sequence ATGTTGGAAGCCTATCGCCACCACGTAGCTGAGCGCGCCGCGCTTGGCATCCCGCCGTTGCCGCTGACCGCACAGCAGACGGCCGACGTCATCGAGCTGCTGAAGAACCCGCCGGCAGGTGAGGCCGAGTTCCTGCTCGACCTGATCACCCACCGCGTACCGGCCGGCGTCGATGACGCTGCCAAGGTCAAGGCTTCGTACCTGGCCGCCATCGCCTTCGGCAGCGAGAAGAACGCGCTGATCAGCCGCGCGCGCGCCACCGAACTGCTGGGCACCATGCTGGGTGGCTACAACGTTGCCCCGCTGATCCAGCTGCTGGACGACGCCGAAGTGGGCGCCATTGCCGCCAGCGGCCTGAAGCACACCCTGCTGGTATTCGATGCGTTCCACGACGTGCAGGAAAAGGCCAAGGCCGGCAACGCCCATGCACAGGGCGTGCTGCAGAGCTGGGCCGATGCCGAGTGGTTTACCAGCAAGCCGGAAGTGCCGCAGAGCCTGACCATCACCGTGTTCAAGGTGCCGGGCGAAACCAATACCGACGACCTGTCGCCGGCACCTGACGCCACCACCCGCCCGGACATCCCGCTGCATGCGCTGGCGATGCTGAAGAACAAGCGTCCCGACGCGCCGTTCGTGCCGGAAGAAGACGGCAAGCGCGGCCCGATCCAGGAAATCCTGTCGCTGAAGGAAAAGGGCAACCTGGTTGCCTACGTTGGCGACGTGGTCGGCACCGGTTCCAGCCGCAAATCCGCCACCAACTCGGTGCTGTGGTTCACCGGTGAAGACATTCCCTTCATCCCGAACAAGCGCTTCGGCGGCGTGTGCCTGGGTTCGAAGATCGCCCCGATCTTCTACAACACCATGGAAGACGCCGGCGCACTGCCGATCGAGCTGGACGTGTCGAAGATGGAGCACGGCGATGTCGTCGAGCTGCGTCCGTACGACGGCAAGGCACTGAAGAACGGTGAAGTGATCGCCGAGTTCCAGGTCAAGAGCGACGTGCTGTTCGACGAAGTGCGCGCCGGTGGCCGCATTCCGCTGATCATCGGCCGTGGCCTGACCGCCAAGGCGCGCGAAGCGCTGGGCCTGCCGGTGACCGACCTGTTCCGCCTGCCGGTGCAGCCGGCCGATACCGGCAAGGGTTACTCGCTGGCGCAGAAGATGGTTGGCCGCGCCTGTGGCTTGCCGGAAGGCAAGGGTATGCGCCCGGGCACCTACTGCGAACCGAAGATGACCTCGGTGGGCTCGCAGGACACCACCGGTCCGATGACCCGTGACGAGCTGAAGGACCTGGCTTGCCTGGGCTTCTCGGCCGACCTGGTGATGCAGTCGTTCTGCCACACCGCTGCCTACCCGAAGCCGGTGGACGTGAAGACCCACCACACCCTGCCGGAGTTCATCTCCACCCGTGGCGGCGTCTCGCTGCGTCCAGGCGATGGCGTGATCCACAGCTGGCTCAACCGCATGCTGCTGCCGGACACCGTCGGTACCGGTGGTGACTCGCATACCCGTTTCCCGGTCGGCATTTCGTTCCCGGCCGGTTCGGGCCTGGTGGCCTTCGCTGCTGCTACCGGTGTGATGCCGCTGGACATGCCGGAATCGGTGCTGGTGCGCTTCAAGGGCAAGATGCAGCCGGGCGTGACCCTGCGTGATCTGGTCAACGCGATCCCGCTGTACGCCATCAAGTCCGGTCTGCTGACCGTGGCCAAGGCTGGCAAGAAGAACATCTTCTCCGGCCGCATTCTTGAAATCGAAGGTCTGCCGGACCTGAAGGTCGAGCAGGCATTCGAACTGTCCGATGCCTCGGCTGAGCGTTCGGCGGCGGGTTGTTCGGTGCACCTGAACAAGGAGCCGATCATCGAGTACCTCAACAGCAACATCACCCTGCTGAAGTGGATGATTGCCGAGGGTTACCAGGATGCCCGTTCGCTGGCCCGTCGCATCGAGAAGATGGAAGCCTGGCTGGCCAACCCGGAACTGCTGCAGGGCGATGCCGACGCCGAATACGCCGCCGTCATCGAAATCGACCTGGCCGACATCCACGAGCCGATCGTGGCCTGCCCGAACGACCCGGACGACGTGAAGACCTTGTCCGAAGTTGCTGGTGCCAAGATCGATGAAGTGTTCATCGGTTCGTGCATGACCAACATCGGTCACTTCCGTGCCGCTGCCAAGCTGCTGGAAGGCAAGCGCGACATCCCGACCCGTCTGTGGGTTGCCCCGCCGACCAAGATGGATGCTTCCGAGCTGACCAAGGAAGGCGTGTACGGCACCTTCGGCGCTGCTGGCGCACGCATGGAAATGCCGGGCTGCTCGCTGTGCATGGGCAACCAGGCGCAGATCCGCGAAGGCTCCACCGCGATGTCGACCTCGACCCGCAACTTCCCCAACCGTCTGGGCCGCAACACCAACGTGTATCTTGGTTCGGCCGAACTGGCCGCGATCTGCTCGCGTCTGGGCCGCATCCCGACCAAGGAAGAGTACATGGCCGATGTCGGCGTGCTGGATGCTGCTGGCAGCGAGATCTACCGTTACATGAACTTCGACCAGATCAGCGATTACAAGGACGTGGCCGATTCGGTCAACGCCTGA
- a CDS encoding type II toxin-antitoxin system VapC family toxin, with protein MIAVDSPVLIELLSDGPRADAVEACLRQALIGGRVVICGTTLAEICASLRGGAEVQEALEEMGVHFNPLEAKSALRAGEMHRRHRQRSGETRRIDDFMVGAHALLQCDGLITWNDTFYRDYFKGLKLIVPQS; from the coding sequence ATGATCGCGGTCGACTCCCCGGTCCTGATCGAACTGCTCAGCGATGGCCCCCGTGCCGACGCGGTGGAGGCCTGCCTGCGGCAGGCACTGATCGGCGGCCGGGTGGTCATCTGCGGTACCACCCTTGCCGAGATCTGTGCCTCGCTGCGCGGCGGCGCCGAGGTACAGGAAGCGCTGGAGGAAATGGGTGTCCATTTCAATCCGCTGGAAGCCAAATCCGCGTTGCGTGCCGGCGAGATGCACCGCCGTCACCGGCAACGCAGCGGCGAGACGCGCCGCATCGACGATTTCATGGTGGGCGCCCACGCACTGCTGCAGTGCGACGGCCTGATCACCTGGAACGACACGTTTTATCGCGATTACTTCAAGGGCTTGAAGCTGATCGTGCCGCAAAGCTGA
- a CDS encoding nuclear transport factor 2 family protein yields the protein MIRTVFNGVLCAVIMLLLAACGRELPEQRLRTTFAAMQENVEAGKPGAFMDAVAPDFVGNQGLDRAGLERLLRGQLLLNAKVAIQTGPLRVEMGEGGTATVRFTVLLTGGSRGLLPERGQMQEVVSGWREQDGEWQVYSADWGPVGGEGG from the coding sequence ATGATTCGAACAGTCTTCAACGGCGTTCTTTGTGCGGTGATCATGCTTTTGCTGGCCGCTTGTGGCCGCGAACTGCCGGAGCAGCGCCTGCGCACCACGTTTGCTGCAATGCAGGAAAACGTGGAGGCGGGCAAGCCCGGGGCCTTCATGGATGCGGTGGCGCCGGATTTTGTCGGCAACCAAGGGCTGGACCGGGCCGGCCTGGAGCGGCTGCTGCGCGGGCAGTTGCTGCTCAATGCCAAGGTTGCCATCCAGACCGGGCCATTGCGGGTGGAGATGGGCGAGGGTGGAACCGCCACGGTCCGGTTCACCGTGCTGCTGACCGGCGGTAGCCGCGGACTGCTGCCTGAGCGTGGGCAGATGCAGGAAGTGGTTTCCGGCTGGCGTGAGCAGGACGGGGAGTGGCAGGTGTACAGCGCGGATTGGGGGCCGGTTGGGGGTGAAGGTGGGTGA
- a CDS encoding HlyD family type I secretion periplasmic adaptor subunit encodes MFPWKKDRKQAGSINAADAAFMDDVSESLLAQTTPGSRLVTYMILLVVVIGVTWAHFARVEEITKGEAKIVSKSREQVIQSLEGGILAEMSAHEGDIVESGQVLLKIDPTRANASYREALSKAISLKATIARLRAEAYGEPLVFDEQVSQFTDEVASETRAFNARRRSLEEGIASLEQSYALSMREINLAQPLAAKGLLSDVELLRMRRQANDIRSQMVERRNRYRSDANSELVKLEMELSQTTENLVGRADVVERTTITAPVRGTVKNVRVNTVGGVIQPGEHILEIVPLEDQLLVEGKIRPSDVAFLRPGLPAKVKITAYDYGIYGGLDGKVELISPDTLKDEEKGGAGRPDSTYYRVTVLTEKSALQAGGKELPIIPGMIASVEIRTGEKTVLEYLLKPVLKAREAFRER; translated from the coding sequence ATGTTTCCCTGGAAAAAAGACCGCAAACAGGCTGGCTCGATCAACGCCGCCGATGCCGCGTTCATGGACGATGTCTCCGAATCACTGCTGGCGCAGACCACGCCGGGCTCGCGCCTTGTCACCTACATGATCCTGCTGGTGGTGGTGATCGGGGTGACCTGGGCGCACTTTGCGCGGGTGGAGGAAATCACCAAGGGCGAAGCCAAGATCGTCTCCAAAAGCCGCGAGCAGGTGATCCAGAGCCTGGAGGGCGGCATCCTTGCGGAAATGTCGGCACACGAGGGGGACATTGTCGAAAGCGGCCAGGTGCTGCTGAAGATCGACCCGACCCGCGCCAACGCCAGCTACCGCGAAGCGCTCAGCAAGGCCATCTCGCTGAAAGCCACCATTGCCCGTCTGCGCGCCGAAGCGTACGGCGAACCGCTGGTATTCGATGAGCAGGTAAGTCAATTCACCGACGAAGTCGCCAGCGAAACGCGGGCGTTCAATGCGCGTCGTCGCTCGCTGGAGGAAGGCATCGCCTCGCTGGAGCAGAGCTACGCCCTGTCCATGCGCGAAATCAACCTTGCCCAGCCGCTGGCGGCCAAGGGCCTGCTGTCCGATGTGGAACTGCTGCGCATGCGCCGCCAGGCCAACGATATCCGTTCGCAGATGGTGGAACGCCGCAATCGCTACCGTTCCGATGCCAACTCCGAGCTGGTCAAGCTGGAGATGGAACTGTCGCAGACCACCGAGAACCTCGTTGGCCGCGCCGACGTGGTGGAACGCACCACCATCACCGCACCGGTACGCGGCACGGTGAAGAACGTGCGCGTCAATACCGTTGGCGGCGTCATCCAGCCGGGCGAGCACATTCTGGAAATCGTGCCGCTGGAAGACCAGCTGTTGGTGGAAGGCAAGATTCGTCCGTCCGATGTTGCCTTCCTGCGCCCGGGCTTGCCGGCCAAGGTGAAGATCACCGCCTACGACTACGGCATCTATGGCGGCTTGGACGGCAAGGTCGAGCTGATCAGCCCCGATACGTTGAAGGATGAAGAGAAAGGCGGAGCCGGTCGGCCCGACAGCACCTATTACCGGGTGACCGTGCTGACCGAGAAAAGTGCGCTGCAAGCCGGTGGCAAAGAGCTGCCGATCATTCCCGGCATGATCGCCTCGGTGGAAATCCGCACCGGTGAGAAGACCGTTCTGGAATACCTGCTCAAGCCGGTACTGAAGGCGCGCGAGGCATTCCGCGAGCGTTGA
- a CDS encoding AbrB/MazE/SpoVT family DNA-binding domain-containing protein — protein MEATVAERGQITLPKAVRDALGLTKGTQLKVELEGSRIILRKSVDDAISRARGKFALDGFESAEQAVRTVRDEADPA, from the coding sequence ATGGAAGCCACCGTAGCTGAACGCGGGCAGATCACCCTGCCCAAGGCCGTGCGCGACGCCCTGGGCCTGACCAAGGGCACCCAGCTCAAGGTTGAGCTGGAAGGCAGCCGCATCATCCTGCGCAAGAGCGTGGACGACGCCATCTCACGTGCCCGCGGCAAATTCGCGCTGGACGGTTTCGAGTCGGCCGAGCAGGCCGTGCGCACCGTGCGTGACGAGGCCGACCCGGCATGA
- the acnA gene encoding aconitate hydratase AcnA, producing the protein MSDTFSTRSQLEVGGQQYTYCSLPKLGQKFDISHLPYSMKILLENLLRHEDGGQTVGPDHIEAVARWNPKAEPDTEIAFMPARVVLQDFTGVPCVVDLAAMRDAVTKLGGNAAQINPLIPSELVIDHSVQVDVFGRPDALDLNGKIEFERNRERYSFLRWGQKAFENFKVVPPNTGIVHQVNLENLAPVVMERQIDGTNWAFPDTVFGTDSHTTMINGIGVLGWGVGGIEAEAAMLGQPSSMLIPQVVGFKLTGKLPEGTTATDLVLTVTQMLRKLGVVGKFVEFYGEGLQHLPLADRATIANMAPEYGATCGIFPIDAESLTYLRLSGRSEAQINLVEAYAKAQGLWHDANSAHAQYSATLELNMGDVKPSMAGPKRPQDRVLLEDVHSNFAEALTTLTANRKSKVGCAVQEFDEEGGDQPQAKRLAAKPISKIRINDEDTELSDGSVVIAAITSCTNTSNPAVMLGAGLLARNAARIGLKAKPWVKTSLGPGSRVVTDYLEKAGVLTDLEKLGFFVVGYGCTTCIGNSGPLPEAVSAGIAENELVVASVLSGNRNFEGRVHPEVKANYLASPPLVVAYAIAGTVNIDLTTQPLGKGSDGKDVYLRDIWPSNKEIGDTIAATVGPEMFKQNYADVFKGDSRWAQIESPEGQAYAWSGDSTYIKNPPYFDGMTMQVGTISDIHGARVMGLFGDSITTDHISPAGNIKKDSPAGRFLQSRGVQPADFNSYGSRRGNDDVMVRGTFANIRIKNLMFGGEEGGNTLYYAPGSTTGEKLAIYDAAMKYKADGVPLVVMAGKEYGTGSSRDWAAKGTNLLGVKAVIAESFERIHRSNLVGMGVLPLQFHEGENAQTLGLDGSEVFDITGLDDGKAKSATVTATKADGSRKTFTTKVLLLTPKEVEYFRNGGLLQYVLRQLAGKKAA; encoded by the coding sequence ATGAGCGATACATTCTCCACCCGTAGCCAACTGGAGGTTGGCGGCCAGCAGTACACGTACTGCAGCCTTCCCAAGCTCGGCCAGAAATTCGACATCTCCCACCTTCCCTATTCGATGAAGATCCTGCTGGAGAACCTGCTCCGGCACGAGGACGGCGGCCAGACCGTCGGCCCGGACCACATCGAAGCGGTGGCCCGCTGGAACCCCAAGGCCGAGCCCGACACCGAAATCGCCTTCATGCCAGCCCGCGTGGTGCTGCAGGATTTCACCGGCGTGCCCTGCGTGGTTGACCTGGCCGCGATGCGCGATGCAGTGACCAAGCTCGGCGGCAACGCCGCGCAGATCAACCCGCTGATCCCCTCCGAGCTGGTCATCGACCACTCCGTGCAGGTGGACGTGTTCGGCCGCCCGGATGCGCTGGACCTCAACGGCAAGATCGAATTCGAGCGCAATCGCGAGCGTTACAGCTTCCTGCGCTGGGGCCAGAAGGCCTTCGAGAACTTCAAGGTGGTGCCGCCGAACACCGGCATCGTCCACCAGGTGAACCTGGAAAACCTCGCCCCCGTGGTGATGGAACGGCAGATCGACGGCACCAACTGGGCCTTCCCGGACACCGTATTCGGCACCGACTCGCACACCACGATGATCAACGGCATCGGCGTGCTGGGCTGGGGCGTGGGCGGCATCGAGGCCGAGGCCGCGATGCTGGGCCAGCCCTCGTCGATGCTGATCCCGCAGGTGGTCGGCTTCAAGCTGACCGGCAAGCTGCCCGAGGGCACTACCGCCACCGACCTGGTGCTGACCGTCACCCAGATGCTGCGCAAGCTCGGTGTGGTCGGCAAGTTCGTCGAGTTCTACGGCGAGGGCCTGCAGCACCTGCCGCTGGCCGACCGTGCCACCATCGCCAACATGGCCCCGGAATACGGCGCCACCTGCGGCATTTTCCCGATCGATGCCGAGTCGCTGACCTACCTGCGCCTGTCCGGCCGCAGCGAGGCGCAGATCAACCTGGTCGAAGCCTATGCCAAGGCGCAGGGCCTGTGGCACGACGCCAACAGCGCGCATGCGCAGTACAGCGCCACGTTGGAACTGAACATGGGTGACGTCAAGCCGTCCATGGCCGGCCCCAAGCGCCCGCAGGACCGCGTGCTGCTGGAAGACGTGCACAGCAATTTCGCCGAGGCCCTGACCACGCTTACCGCCAACCGCAAATCCAAGGTGGGCTGCGCGGTGCAGGAGTTCGACGAGGAAGGTGGCGACCAGCCGCAGGCCAAGCGCCTGGCGGCCAAGCCCATCTCCAAGATCCGCATCAACGACGAAGACACCGAACTGTCCGACGGCTCGGTGGTGATCGCCGCCATCACCTCGTGCACCAACACCTCCAACCCGGCGGTGATGCTGGGCGCCGGCTTGCTGGCACGCAATGCAGCGCGCATCGGCCTGAAGGCCAAGCCGTGGGTGAAGACCTCGCTCGGCCCAGGCTCGCGCGTGGTCACCGACTATCTGGAAAAAGCCGGCGTGCTGACCGACCTGGAGAAGCTGGGCTTCTTCGTCGTCGGCTACGGTTGTACCACCTGTATCGGCAACTCCGGCCCGCTGCCGGAAGCCGTGTCCGCCGGCATTGCCGAGAACGAACTGGTGGTGGCGTCGGTGCTGTCCGGCAACCGCAACTTCGAAGGCCGCGTGCACCCGGAAGTGAAGGCCAATTACCTGGCTTCGCCGCCGCTGGTGGTGGCCTACGCCATCGCCGGCACGGTCAACATCGACCTGACCACGCAGCCGCTGGGCAAGGGCAGCGATGGCAAGGACGTCTACCTGCGCGACATCTGGCCGAGCAACAAGGAAATCGGCGACACCATCGCCGCCACCGTCGGCCCGGAAATGTTCAAGCAGAACTACGCCGATGTGTTCAAGGGCGACAGCCGCTGGGCGCAGATCGAATCGCCGGAAGGCCAAGCCTATGCCTGGAGTGGCGACTCGACCTACATCAAGAACCCGCCCTACTTCGACGGCATGACCATGCAGGTCGGCACTATCAGCGACATCCACGGCGCACGGGTAATGGGGCTGTTTGGTGACTCGATCACCACCGACCACATTTCCCCGGCCGGCAACATCAAGAAGGATTCGCCGGCAGGCCGCTTCCTGCAGTCGCGCGGCGTGCAGCCGGCCGACTTCAACAGCTACGGCAGCCGTCGCGGCAACGACGATGTGATGGTGCGCGGCACCTTCGCCAACATCCGCATCAAGAACCTGATGTTTGGTGGCGAAGAAGGTGGCAATACGCTGTATTACGCACCGGGCAGCACCACCGGCGAGAAGCTGGCGATCTATGACGCGGCAATGAAGTACAAGGCCGACGGCGTACCGCTGGTGGTGATGGCGGGCAAGGAATACGGCACCGGCTCCTCGCGCGACTGGGCGGCCAAGGGCACCAACCTGCTGGGCGTCAAGGCGGTGATCGCCGAGAGCTTCGAGCGCATCCACCGCTCCAACCTGGTCGGCATGGGCGTGCTGCCGCTGCAGTTCCATGAAGGCGAGAACGCCCAGACCCTGGGGCTGGATGGCTCGGAAGTGTTCGACATCACCGGGCTGGATGACGGCAAGGCCAAAAGTGCCACCGTCACCGCTACCAAGGCCGATGGCAGCAGGAAGACTTTCACCACCAAGGTGCTGCTGTTGACGCCGAAGGAAGTGGAGTACTTCCGCAATGGCGGCCTGCTGCAGTATGTGTTGCGGCAGTTGGCAGGGAAAAAGGCGGCCTGA